The proteins below are encoded in one region of Candidatus Poribacteria bacterium:
- a CDS encoding CoA-acylating methylmalonate-semialdehyde dehydrogenase, which yields METDVSLLKSGNLQTPLPNYVNNRWQKSEAAELIDVTNPATGEVLTQVPLSPAQEVHQAATAAAEALHEWRRTPPVERVQYLFALKTLLEENLEDIARTITLECGKTLDEAKGEMRRAIENVEVACGIPTLMQGTNLEDIATGIDEFMIRQPVGVCAAIAPFNFPGMITFWFLPYAIACGNTYIVKPSEKVPITMQKVFQLLEQTGLPKGVVNLVNGGRETVDAILTHPDIRGVSFVGATATAKEIYAKAAANGKRVQCQGGAKNPLIVLPDADPQFTVNATAESAFGCAGQRCLAASLTFTVGEARSWFTEAIADTATDRVVGNGLEEGVEMGPVITSESKSRIEGLIQAGADEGAQLLVDGRYPSILGGENGNFIRPTILNDLNPQGDIAKTEIFGPVLGLIHVETIDDAIRLINSGRYGNMACLFTSSGAAARQFRYEAEIGNVGINIGVAAPMAFFPFSGWKDSFFGDLHGQSWDAVDFFTQKKVVVERWA from the coding sequence ATGGAAACCGATGTTAGTCTTCTTAAAAGCGGGAACCTACAAACGCCGCTACCGAACTACGTTAATAACAGATGGCAAAAATCCGAGGCGGCTGAGCTGATCGATGTCACAAACCCAGCGACTGGGGAAGTTCTCACGCAGGTGCCGCTTTCGCCCGCGCAAGAGGTCCATCAAGCCGCTACAGCTGCTGCTGAGGCACTCCACGAATGGCGACGGACACCCCCGGTTGAACGTGTGCAATACCTTTTCGCCTTGAAAACCCTTTTAGAGGAGAACTTGGAGGACATCGCCAGAACGATTACGTTGGAATGCGGTAAGACGCTTGACGAGGCGAAGGGTGAAATGCGACGCGCGATCGAGAATGTTGAGGTCGCCTGCGGGATCCCGACACTCATGCAAGGCACCAACTTGGAGGATATTGCTACCGGTATCGACGAATTTATGATTCGTCAACCTGTTGGTGTGTGTGCTGCAATCGCACCTTTCAATTTTCCGGGGATGATTACTTTCTGGTTTCTACCGTATGCCATTGCCTGCGGCAACACTTACATCGTGAAACCTTCCGAAAAAGTGCCGATCACTATGCAAAAGGTGTTTCAGCTACTGGAACAGACAGGACTGCCGAAAGGCGTTGTCAATCTTGTGAATGGTGGACGCGAGACTGTGGATGCAATCTTAACGCATCCAGACATCCGAGGTGTCAGTTTCGTCGGTGCGACTGCGACTGCTAAAGAAATCTATGCGAAGGCTGCTGCAAACGGCAAACGCGTTCAGTGTCAAGGGGGTGCGAAAAATCCGCTGATTGTCCTTCCTGATGCTGATCCGCAGTTTACTGTCAATGCGACGGCTGAGAGTGCCTTCGGATGTGCCGGGCAACGGTGCCTTGCCGCCTCCCTTACGTTCACTGTTGGCGAGGCGCGTTCTTGGTTCACAGAAGCCATCGCAGACACCGCTACGGATCGAGTGGTCGGAAATGGACTGGAAGAAGGGGTCGAAATGGGACCCGTCATCACTTCCGAGAGCAAAAGCCGAATTGAGGGGCTTATTCAAGCCGGGGCTGATGAGGGGGCGCAACTCCTCGTTGATGGCAGGTATCCGAGTATCCTTGGTGGTGAAAACGGCAATTTTATTCGTCCAACAATCCTCAATGACCTGAATCCACAGGGCGATATTGCCAAGACCGAAATCTTCGGACCGGTTTTAGGGCTTATCCATGTTGAGACGATTGACGACGCAATCCGACTCATCAATAGCGGGCGTTACGGGAACATGGCGTGTCTCTTTACGAGTAGTGGCGCGGCTGCCCGTCAATTCCGTTATGAAGCAGAGATTGGGAATGTCGGCATTAACATCGGCGTCGCCGCGCCGATGGCATTCTTCCCCTTCAGTGGGTGGAAAGATAGTTTCTTCGGTGACCTCCACGGTCAGAGTTGGGATGCCGTAGATTTCTTCACCCAGAAGAAAGTCGTCGTTGAACGCTGGGCATAA